DNA from Krasilnikovia cinnamomea:
CGACCGCTGCCGGGCCGCCGGCGCGCCGCTGGAACGCTGGCCCGCGTTCCGCCAGTTCTTCGACGAGTCCGTGCTGGCCGGGCTGCCCGCCGACATCCTCGACCTGCTCGTACGCACCTGCGTGCTGGACGTGCTGACCCCCGACCGGTGCGCCCGGCTCACCGGCGCGCCGGTCGCCGCCGCGACGCTGGACGGCCTGATCGGCACGTACGCGCTGCCGATGACCGCGCACGGCGACCGCTACCGGTACGAGCCGCCGTTCCGCGCGCACCTCGCGCAACTGCTGGGTGAGCAGCTCGGGCCGGTGGGCCTGCGCGAATGGCACCGGCGCAGCGCCGAAGTCCTGCTCGACGAGGACGCGCCCGCCGAGGCGGCCCGCTCCCTGGCCCGCGCGGGCGACTGGCCCGCCCTGCAACTGCTGCTGGCCGAGAACGGCCCGATCGTGGTCCGCCCACCTGCCGTCGACCTGCTCGAACTGGTCCCCGCCGCGCAACGCGACGACGAACCGTGGCTGGTCTACGCCGAAGCGGAACACCACCTCAACAACGCGCAGCTGCCCGAGGCCCGCGACCGCTTCCGTGCCGCCGAGGCGATGTTCGCCTCCCGCGCCGACGTGAGCGGCGAGGTCGGCCTGCTGGCGGTCCGGAGCCAGCTCGGCGAGGTCGAATCGCTGCTGGCCGAGTCGCTGCCCCCCAGAGGTCTGCACTGGACCGCCTGGCTGCGGGTGGCCGTCGGCCCCAACGCGGTCCAGAACACCCGCCGGGTCACCGAGCTGACCCCCGCCGAGGCGGAACTCATCCGGCTGGTCGGCGCGGTCTACGGCGGCGGAGTGCCGGACGAGATCACCCGCGAGACGCACACCGTCGGCATCGACGCCAGCGACTCGGCGGTCGCCCTGCTCGGGCTGCGGCTCGTGCGTACCTGCCTGGCCGTCGCCCGGGGCAAGGCGTCGCCCGCCGCCCTGGAACGGATCGCCGACGAGGCCGAGATGCTGGGCCTCGGCTGGGTCGCCCGGCTGGCGCTGGGGGCGCGGGCGCTCGGGCGCAGCCCGTACACGGCGGTGGACGCGTACGCGGTCGCGGCCGCCTGCCGGCGGGCCGGTGACCGGTGGGGGCACATGCTGGTCACCTCCGTGGGCGTGATCTGCGAGGTGCGCGACGGACGGCTCGACGAGGAGCGGCTGGCCGCGCTCTCCGCCGAGGCCACCGAGATGGGCGCCGAATCCATCGCCGCCTGGGCGGACGCCTTCTGGGCGCTGGCCCGGGCCCGCCGCGCCGATCCCGCAGCGGCCCGCGAGGCGCAGGCCGCCATCGACCGGGCCGAGGCCGCCCGGGTGCCCGGCGCCGCGGTGGCGGGCATGCTGGCCGTCGCGGTGGCCGACCCGCTGCGCCGGGCGGTGTTGCTGCGGGCCGCCGCGGACCGGGCGGCCGAGGCGGAACTGCCCCGTACGACGTTCAAGTTCTGGGTCGCCACGTACGCGGCGGGCGCCACCGCCAACCCCGCGCCCGCCGTACAGATCCGCTGCTTCGGTGGCTTCGCGATGGCGATCAGCGGCCGCCCGGTCGACCTGGCGCAGGTCCGCCCGCGCGCCCGCAGCGCGCTGCGCCTGCTGGCCATGCACGCGGGCCGGTTCGTGCACCGCGAAGTGCTCATCGAGGCGCTCTGGTCCGACCTGGCCCCGGCCGCCGCGACCCGCAACCTGCAGGTGACCATCTCGGCACTGCGCGGACTGCTCGAACCCGACAGCGGACGCGGGAAGGCGCAGATGCTGCTGCGCTCCGGCGACGCGTACGGGATCGTGCTGCCGACAGGCAGTTACGCCGATACGGCGGCGTTCACCGAGGCGGTGCAGCGGTGGCAGCAGCAGCGCCGATCCGGCAGCTTCGCGTCCGAAGTGGACGCGATGCGCGCGGCGCTGGCCGCGTACGGTGGGGAACTGCTGCCCGAGGAGGGGCCCGCCGAATGGGCTGTTGAGGCGCGGGAGCAGTACCGGCATCTAGCCACGCGGGTGGCGCGGGAGCTGGCCACGGCCGAGCTGACCCAGGGCAACGTCGCCGACGCGATCCGGGCCGCCGAGCAGTGCATCTCGTTGGACCCGCACGATGATGAGGCGTGGCAGGTGCTGCTGCGTGCGTATGCCCGCAGCGCCACACCGGCGAAGGCGCTGGAGGCGCGGCGGCGGTATGCGGACATGTTGGCGCGGCTGGGGGTGCCGGAGCCGACGCAGCAGCAGCTGCACGGGGGGAACGCGGCGATGGTCCCGCCACCGCCGCGCCGCCGCGCACCCCGTGACGGCTGAGGATCCGTTCTGCCCGAGGCGTGGCCGCTCCGACCGGCTCGGGTCACCGGTCGTCATATGCCTCGCGCAGTTCCCGCATGTAATTCGAGAGAACCGCCTCGATGCGCGTCGGCGGCACGCCGCCCGGAGCACTCAGGGCCACCTTCGCCAGTTCAACGCCACGCTGGCCTCGCCGACTGAATAACTCGCTGAGGTAGTCGACGCCGCTGCGCACGGTGCCACCTGCCATCTCATGCTCGGCGAGCGCGCGCAGCCGCCGACCGATGTCCTCGGCAGGCTCCGCCAATGATGCCAGTCGATAAATGTCGCCGGCGTCCTTGGGCTTCACCCGATCCGACGGCTGCCCGCGCTTCCGCTCATCCCCGATACGCTCGAACAGCTTGTGCGCCTTTGCAATCAGCAGCGCGGCCGTACCCGCCACATTCACCTCGGCAGTCCGCCGGTCGGATTTGTCGAGGCTCGGCACCGTCATCCGGCTGTAGTCGATGATCGCTGCTTCCAGCCCGGGCCCTCGCCGGGCCACGCCAGCCGCCTGTTCCGGCAGTCGGGCGGCCCGGCGGCCCGGCCCAGCGACTGCCTCCGGCACCATGAGGTCCACCTCCACCGAACGAGTCGTGCCGTCAGGCATCCGAACGTGGGTGAACCAGGCGCCGGGCTGGCTCAGCCGATCGAAGCCCGCCGCCCGCATCACCTGTTCCAGTTGTGGCTCCCCGCCCAGCACGTCCGGGTTCAGCGCGAGATCGGCATCGGTGGTGTACGGATCCACCGACACGTCGAACGACGCCTGCCCCGTGCGCAGGTACACCGCCTGAGCGCCGATCAGTACTACCGGGCTTGGGCTTCTGTCCAACGCGATCAGCGCGGTGAGCAATGCCTGGCGTGCCGCAACGTAGGCAGGATCCATGTCGCCAGGCTACCGACCATCCCTTTAGGACAGAGAACGTGCCCGCCACTGCTGTTCGTGATCGACCATCCATCGAAGGACCGCCTCGCCCTGCTCGGGCAGCCGCCCGGGGCCGTTCACGCAGTCGAGCACGAGCTGGCTCAACGCGACATGCGGGAGCCCGCCGACCGTCCGGGTTCCCCGCATCACCCATGCATCGTCCGGATGCAGTACCACCACATCCGCGCCCTCGTCGGTAGGCACCAGCCGGCCGAACCTTCGGAGTTCTTCCAGCTCGGTGGAGTACACCGCCAGCTGCGCCGCGCCGGCGACGGGAGCCACCTCCCGCGCGGCAAAGGCCCCGGTCACGGCGACTGTCGGTGCGTCGGGATCGCTCGCCAGCTGTTTGTAGAAGGCTGCCGCGCCTGCCGGCGCCACGAACGGGGTTGCCTGCGAATTTCGGAACGGCGTGTATGACCTCCCCGCCACGTCCAGCAACCGGAACCAGGCAACGTCCTTCACCTCGCCGCGGCGAGGTCGGTCCACCAGCGCTTGGTCGTGCAAGGTGTCCAACAGCTTGGACACGTAAGACTGGCTCAGCCCGGTCACTGCTGCCAGTTGCGTCAGCCGATACGGTGGCCGATGATCCACCAGGGTCCGCACCAGACGCCGAGCCTTGGCGCCCTGCAATGTCGCCGCTGATTGCGGCCGTGGTGCCGGATCACGTTGCGCCCCCTGTAGCCGCACGTAGACCGCCGGGCGCTCGGCTCGGACCAGGACGTTGCCGGTGAGGTCGAGGAACGAGATGCCTCGGTCCTGCAGTGCCTCTCGTGTTGTCTGGCTCAGCCACGGCGCCACGACCAGCAGTGTGGCTCCGTTCTGCACCGCCCTCCGGTTCGCCGGCCCGTGGAAAAGGCCAAGCACATCGCGTGGGCTGAGCTTCGACCTCGCTTCGACGATGACGTCGCCGCGACCTGTCTGCGCTGACAGGGCCCACAGCGCATCTCGATCACGAGATTCTCGGCCAGGTGGCTCATCTACCTGGATGTAGTCGGGCAGCAACTCCTGAAGGTGGGCCTTTGCCTGGTCAAGTAGGTTTGGCTCAGACATCTCAGCAGCCAACTTTCCTGGCAAGCCAACTTTCCTCGATTAGGAAAGTTTGGCTTTGGGTGGCAACTTCGCTGAATAGCCTACTTCACTGAGCCAGGAAAGTCGCGCCCTGAGGAAAGTTCCGGGCCCCCGAGGCAGCCTCCCTCCGGCCGGCGAGAGCCAGCGCGTGGTCGTTGATCGGCTTGGCTAGATCAGCGACTCCAGGTGATCTCTACGCCGGGCTCCTGTGCAGTTTGACAGTTGCTGACGAATGTCTACTGTGCGGTCATGAGCTCACGACCACTGACGGTGACCTTCGACGCGCACGACGCGGCCGGCCTGGCCCGGTTCTGGTCCGGCGTTCTCGGCCGGGAGGTCATCGAGGACGCCGGTGGTGCGTTCCTGCGCGGCGAGGATGCTCAGCTGAGCCTCCGGTTCGTCCCGAGCCGCGCGGGGAAGGCGGGGCCGAACCGCATGCATATTCACCTGACCAGCGCCAGCGCCGCCGATCAGCAGGACACGGTCGCGACGGCGCTGCGGCTCGGCGCTCGCCACCTCGACGTCGGGCAGCTCCCCGAGGAGGAGCACGTCGTTCTCGCCGACCCCGAGGGCAACGAATTCTGCGTGATCGAAGCTGGCAACTCCTTCCTCGCTGGGTGCGGCTTCCTCGGGGAGCTGGCCTGCGACGGCACCCGGGAGGTGGGTCTCTTCTGGAGTGCGGCGCTGGGCTGGCCGCTGGTCTGGGACCAGAACGAGGAGACCGCGATCCAGTCGCCGCACGGCGGCACAAAGGTCGCGTGGGGAGGACCGCCCGTGACCCCGAAAGCTGTGCGGAACCGGCAACGCTTCAGCCTCACCCCCGCCGGTGGGGATCAGCAGGCGGAGGTCGACCGGCTGGTCTCGCTCGGGGCCACTCGGCTGGAAGTCGAGCCGAGCGGTGCTGTTGTGTTGGCCGACCCGGACGGCAACGAGTTTCGCGTCGAAGGCAGGTGGAAGGGTGCCTCAGCGATCACGCCACGATAAGGGCGACAGCCTGACAGCTGCTTTGGCGATTCGCCGGCCGGTCTCGGTGTGGAGACCCTTGCGCGCCGAGTCGATCCAGCCCTCCGTTCGCTGAACGCCGATGTCGCGGTATTCGACGGCCTGGAGAAGCATCTCCAGTTTGTCGGCGTCCTTGGCGCACCGGGCTTCGAGCGTCCCGTGTGACTCGTACTCGTCCACGGCACTGCGGACCATGTCCCGGGACCGTTTCGGAAGCTGGTCGGTCTGATCGGCGGTGATCTGGCGCGGATCAGGCTTGGTCAGGTACGCGGCAGCGGTGTGGGGCAGGTCGCCGGTGCGGGTCTCCTGGCTGTCGTGCCACAGCGCCAGGAACGCGGCACGGGCGGGATCGGCGCCCTCTTCGGCGGCGATGAGCGCCGCCAACTGGGCGGCACGCATGCTGTGCTCGGCGACCGACTCGGGATCGCGTACGCCCGCGTGCCACCAGCCGGAGCGCCGGATGCGTTTCAACAACCCGAGCTCGAACCCGAATCCGGCGAGCGCTTTTGCGTCCTCTGGCACGGTGGCGCCTCTCTATTGATCGGTGGTCCGCAGGCTTTCCACGAGCTCTTGAGCCAGGTCGGGGCTCCCCGCTGCGACGAATCGCTGCCGTCGGTCCATGGCCTTGACCACCTCTGCGAACGAACCGAAGTGGTAGTCGAGGGATACGGGCTGCCCGTCAAGGTCGAGTACCGTGCCGCCGGAGGCGTGAAGTATGTAGTGCCCCGGGGCGAGATCCCACACCGCGAAGCCCTTGGCGAACTCGATCACGGCTTCCGTCATTCCGGCGGCGACGTGGCAGAGGCTGACGGAGCCGAAGTCCACGCCGATCCGCCCCCGACTCCTGCCGTCGTTTCCCGGCTGGGCGAGCTCACCAAGTAACCGGGTCTTCTGTGCGAGCGGGATGAACCGCTCGCCGGGTCGCATGAGGAAGTTGGTGACGAGCGACTCGGAGAGTGGCTTCCTCGTGCCCTGTTCGAGCGCGAAGGATTCCGAGTCGGCCGTGATGGCGAAGGCGCGGTCCATGCCGTGCTCGTCGCGCGCGCCCACGTAGAGCTGCAGGTGGTGGAAGATGTCACCGACCACCGCGATGATGGGTCGAGCGGCGGCACGGGAGTAGACCATGACGTGCGTGTAGCCGAGCAGCCCACGTACGGCCAGTTCGCTGGTGTCCAAGGGGTCGACGAGGACGCAGAGGTCCGGATCGGGGTTGTCGCCGATTACCTCGGGCTCGGCCTCCTCGGAGGCGTAGACGAATGAACCGAGGATCGGGGTGAGAAGTTCCCGGTAGCGGCGGTGCATCCACAGGTCGTGTTCGGACAGGAAGTTGTCGACGTGCCGCAGGTTCGCACTTTCGCCGCGTATGCCACTGAGAGCCGCCTCGATGAGGCGCGGGCGCAGATCCAGCATCACTCCGCGTACCGTCTCCGCGATCCTCGCGGCGAGCGGGGGGATGTCGTCGGCATGCTCCATCGGTACGTCTCCCGTCTGCTCAGCGCAGTTCCAACGGTGGCTCGATGCCCGGAGGACACATCGTCGCAGCGATGAACACCGCCTCGAAGTTCGCCGCCTGCATGATCTTCGCGCCAGTCAGGTCTTCGAAGCTCTCGACCTCGAGCGATCTGCCCTTGGTCATCGCGCCGAACACGGCAAAGTAGAGCTCCGCCCCCGGGTATCGCTTACGCAGTTCGCGGGCGACCCTCCCAACGACATCTGCGTGCTTCACCTCGAAATCGCAGATCACGATGACCGGGGCCGCGACTGAGTCGGGGTAGTGGGACTCTGCCGCGAAGGTGATCTCGTTCCTGACACGGTTGCACCTGAGGTACCCGATCGCGCAGCGATTGAACTGGGCGGACGCCAGGAAGGTCGCCATGACCAAGCCGGCTTCATTCACTCCGAAGCAGATGTTCGCATCAAGTCTCCGGCCGAGGCTCTTGATCTGCCTCATCAATCGCTGGATGCCGAATCCGAACGTGTTCCAGGTCAGGTCGATCAGCTGCCCAGGGTTGGGATTGGGCAGTGAGAAGGTGCAGATCGCCGAGTTTCCGTTGTCGATCGTGGGCACGACGAGGTTGGCGTCGGGCCCGATGATGTTGTCGACGTCGGGTGAGCCGCCGACCACCGCATTTCGCGCTCGGAGCGCATCGCTCGTTGCGGAGATCGACGAGCGGTCGGCGGCGGTCTTCAGCGCCAACTGGTCTTCCGGGGCGAGCTTCTCGTACGCCTCCTGAACCAGATCTCCGGGGGAGATGACCTCGTCAGCCGTTCCGTGTGGCCCTCGTCCGTACGCGGCAGCCAGGATGAGAAGGCTCGCAAATGAGGGAGGAGATCCAGCACCGGCGGCGCCGCGCGCTCGCGCCCAGCTCTCCCAGGCATTGATGGTTGTCCCGCCGAGGGTGGTCTGATTGCCCGACACCTCGTTGTATCGAGCGGCTGCCTGGTCCTGCGAGAGTCCTGCCGCGTAGCGGAACGCCTGGATACTGGGCAGGTCCTGATGGCGGCTCATCAAGTCGTGAGCTGCGGCCTTGACGGATCCGTGCGAATGGAACAGGGCTCGTCCCAATCTCGCAAGCTCTCGTCCGCGCGCCTGCGGAGACTGGCTCTGTCGCCCAGCCAGGCCCATGTCGACCTTTCCGTCGTCCATGTACTGCTGCGTTGTGTAGCCGACCGTGGCGGCAACATTACTGTTGCCCATCGGAATGGGCAAGGCTTGCGTGCGCGGCGAAACAGCAGGTCAGCCGTACACAGAGATCCGGGCAGGAACGGACCGCTTCGCAGGTGTGCGGGCTCCCCCGGCAATGCGACCGTCTTCTCAGCTCGGCCAACGGATCGGGCGCGGTGACGCCTCCGCCCCCCATCCCAGCGAACGGGTAGGGGCGGTGGTGGAAGCAGAAGGGAGAAGCACGTATGCACCTGCCTGCGCGTCCAGACTGGAGCTGTGAGGAGTGCGGGCAGCCGTGGCCGTGCGACTCCACGAGGGTGGCCCTGAGTGGGGAGTATCAGGGCGAACGGGCCTCGTTGCTGATCTATCTCGCCTTCCACCTGGCGGACGCGATTGATGACTTCAGCCAACCCGACCGTGGCCCCGTGCCGGACCTCTACGCGCGATTCCTGGGCTGGATCCCTCAGCCGACGATCGCCCCCGGTGGCCCTAGTAAGGAGAGCGGTGCTGTTTTGTTGGCCGACCCGGACGGCAACGAGTTCCGCGTCGAAGGCAGCTGAACAACCTTGCGCCTTGCGCGGCTTCTCTGCCGCACCGCCCCGTATCATGGGGCGTTTCTGTCAGCGCCCCACGTGGCCCACATGCGGAACAGATCTTCGCTGTCGGCCAACACTGGCCTCCAATCGGCGCGCAGCGGCTCCACGCCGATCTCCGAGATGCAGTAGCGGAGCACCTCATCCACCGACATCCGTCGACCGGGGATGTGGTGCTTCTTGCTGATCACTCCGGCGGGATTCAACTGTGTGGAGCCGATGTGGGTGTGCGGCGTTCGGACTGTGTCGCCGTCACCCTTCCCTCCTGGGTGCCAGTGGAACGCTATGACCTCGGCGCCATCGATGGTCTGCAAGGCATGCATGTAGCCGCGCGTGGAGACCTTGTAAGGTCCGCGATCCTAATCGTCAGGTGTGTGCAGAATCTCGTAATGAATGCTCAGATCCAGCGTGAGGATGTCGTCTTCCGGCCCGCGGACTCGAACAGCCTCGGCCTCGGCCCAGGCCAGCGTGTGCACCCGCCCCAACACGTGACGTCCGCCGGGGCTGATGACAAGAGGTGTGCGGGTGACGCAGGACAGCGCCCGCTGGATCGGGGAAAGAAAGTTGCCGACAGCCTCGGAAGTGACCTACCGGGCAAATGGAATGAGCATGGCGACCTTTGTAACGGCCATGTTCTCCTGCTCGTCCTCGTAGTCGCCGCGATCCCAGCGGGCTAGAAACTCGTCGCCCGAGATGCTCAGGAGTTTGCGGGCGGTCTTGTCGAACAAGATGCGCCCTTGCTCGGCGCTGAGCTCGTGAACCTCTGGAACAACGTCCCCATCTGTTCTTGTCGTCACGCTTGCCCTCCCCTCTACGAGCATCCTGACAGGTGAAGGATCATGCGTCGGCGCGTCCAGGATCGGGCGGTTCTTCGTCGATGATTGCGCTGCTCCACCGGCCCGACCGGCGTCCCCGTTCCGGCGCGGGCGCCGGGCGGCCCGGCGGCGCGACGCCGAGGCGGATGTTGTCGGCGGGCCCGGCGATGTCGGTGACCGGCGGCAGCACCAGCGGCGCGCTGGCGACCACGCTCAACGTGGTGCGTACCGGCTGCGCTGGGTACGAATGCTCGCCCAGTCGCAACGTGACCGGCCGCCCGGCCATAGCCTCGCCCAGCAGTTCCGGCGCCACCCGACGCCCCGGGTCGATCGCTATCAGGACCGCATCAAACAGCGCCGCCTCGACCGCAGGGTCGGCGGCCTCGGCGGTAACCAGGTAGTGCAGGTCGAAGCGGCGCACCGGTGGGCGTCGGGCAACAACCCGGCCCTCGGCGTCGCGGAGATCCTCCCAGTCGGTTTCCGCGGCCTTCTCGTCCTCGCGGACCCCGGCCAGGAACCACACCAGGGCGGGCCGGTCCGGTCCGGTCTCCACGCCGGGCGGGGCGGGGACACCGAACCGGACCTCGCAGGCGTCCGGCAGCAGCGGCGTGAGCAAGCCGCGCAGGGCCTGGTTCACGTCGGCGATCACCCGAACCTCCCGCCAGCCATGCTCCGATGCTCGCCGCCCGGCCCCGGGGGCGGCCAGCGTCGCCGGGCGGCCACCCGTGCACCCGCCGCTGCCCGAAGGGGCGGCCACCGGTGCACCCGTCGTCGCCCGCCAGCCGCTGCCCGGCGGGCCGGCAGAAGACCACCCTGACAGGCGTCCCGTTCCGCCACAGGGAGGTCCGATGGCCAGCAGCTACCTGTCGCCTGGCGTCTACATGGAGGAGGTGTCCTCCGGCTCCCGGCCGATCGAGGCCGCCGGCACCGCGGTCGCCGCCTTCGTCGGGTTCGCCGAGAAGGGCCCGTTGAACCAGCCGACGCTGGTCACCAACTGGACCCAGTTCACGCAGAACTTCGGCGGGTTCGTCCCCGGCTCGTACCTCGCGCATTCCGTGTACGGGTACTTCGCCAACGGCGGCGGCAGCGCGTACATCGTGCGGGTCGGCTCGGAGAGCGTGGCCGAGCCGCCGGTGCTGCGCGGCGAGCTGCCCGCGGCGGGCGAGGACAACCGGATCGCGTTCGCGGTGCGGGCGCTGCCCGCGGCCGCCGGCGGGGCACCGTTGACGGTCGAGGTGGTGGGCGGGCAGGACCCGGCCGACGAGTCCTTCACGCTGCTGGTCAAGCGCGGCGGCGCGGTGGTCGAGGCCATGGAGGGGCTCACCGTACGGCGGGGGCCGTCCAACGTGGTGACCGCCGTCAAGCAGCAGTCGAAGCTGATCGAGGTCGAGGAGACCCGCGGCGCCCGGGTGGCCACGCTGCCCCGGCAGGGCGTCGAGGTGCCGCTGGCGGGCAACGCGATCGAGCCCGCCGCCCGGGTCGAGCCCAACGTGTACGTCGGCAACTCGGCCGACCGCACCGGTTTCGCGGGCCTGGAGGCGATCGACGAGATCACCATGCTGTCCGTGCCCGACCTGATGGCGGCCCGCGACCGGGGGCTGCTCGACGACGAGGGCGTCCGGGCCGTGCAGGACGCGATGATCACCCACTGCGAGCTGATGCGCGACCGCGTGGCGATCCTGGACACCCCGCCCAGCCTCAACGCCCAGCAGGTCAAGGCGTGGCGGGCCGAGGCCAACTACGACTCCAAGTACGCCGCCCTGTACTGGCCGTGGATCAAGGTGATGGACCCGCTGAGCGGGGCACCGGCGTTCATGCCGCCGAGCGGGCACATGGCGGGCATCTGGGCGCGCAACGACGCGACCCGTGGCGTACACAAGGCTCCTGCCAACGAGGTCGTGCGCGGCGCCATCGCGCTGGAGCTGAACCTCACCAAGGGGGAGCACGACCAGCTGAACCCGGACGGGATCAACTGCATCCGGTCGTTCCCGGGGCAGGGCATCCGGGTGTGGGGCGCCCGTACGCTCTCCAGCGACCCCGAGTGGCGCTACCTGAACGTGCGGCGGCTGTTCAACTACATCGAGAAGTCGATCCTGAACGGCACCAACTGGGTGGTCTTCGAGCCCAACGACCCGAAGCTGTGGGACTCGGTGAAGCGCACCATCACCATGTTCCTGCGCCGGGTGTGGCGCGACGGTGCGCTGTTCGGCTCGACCCCGGCGCAGGCGTTCTTCGTCAAGTGCGACGCCGAGAACAACCCGCCGGAGAACCGCGACGCCGGCATGTTGACCGTCGAGATCGGCGTCGCGCCGGTCAAGCCGGCCGAATTCGTCATCTTCCGTCTGTCCCAGTTCGCCGACGGCGCCGGGCTCGAAGAGTAGGTAGGGGGAGCTTCAGATGCCAGGTGGACTTGGTTCATCGCAGCCCAACGACGCGCTCACCGCGGCGCGCTTCTCCATCACCATCGACGGGTACGAGATCGCCTCGTTCTCCGAGCTGCAGGGCATCACCACGGAGGTGCAGCCGGTGGACTTCCTCGAGTCCACCGACAAGGAGGTCATCTTCAAGAAGCTGCCCGGCAAGATGTCGCCGCCCACCCTCAAGCTGTCCCGCGGCAAGAACCAGTCGATGGAGCTGTGGGCGTGGCACGAGGCGGTGCTGCAGGGCAACATCGTCGCGGCCCGCAAGAGCTGCTCGCTGATCATGTACAACTACGACGGTGCGCCGGTGGCCCGCTATCACCTGGAGAACGCGTGGCCGTCCAAGCTGGAGATCAGCGCGCTGAAGGCGGGCGCCAGCGAGGTGCTGATGGAGACCGTCACGATCGTGTGTGAGCACATCCAGCGGGTGTCCGGATGACCGCTCCCACCGAGGTGCTGCGCACGGAGTACCCGTTCGTGCTGCCGCGCGGCTACGTGGACGAGGACGGGCGGGTGCACCGCGAGGGCGTCATGCGCCTCGCCACCGGCCGCGACGAGATCATGCCGCAGACCGATCCACGGGTACGGCAGAACAGCGCGTACCTCTCGATTCTGCTGCTGGAACGTACGGTCACCTCGCTGGGCTCGCTGCCGTCCGTGGACACGTTCGTGGTGGAGAACCTGTTCGCCTCGGACCTCGCGTTCCTGCAGGACCTGTACCGGCGGATCAACTCCGAAGGCCGCACCGAGGCGGCGGTCACCTGCCCGAACTGCGGGCACGACTTCGCCGTCGACCTGGCCGGTGATGCACCGGGGGGATCCTGACGTACGCGACCGACCACCTCTGGGAACAGGTCGCGTACGTCGCCTACTACCTGCACTGGTCGTTCGACCAGATCCTCGACCTGGAACACCCCGTACGGGACCGGGTCGTCGCCGAGATCGGCAAGATCCACACGCAGCGGGACGAGAAGGGCTGGTGAGACTATGCGATGGCCTTTTCGCCGCCGGGCCGCCAAGTCGGCCGCCCAGCCGGACCCGGCAGCCCAGGCGAACCCGGCCGCCGAGTCCGTCCCGGCCGCCTCGCCCGTCCCGGACGCGGCGGCGTCAGCGCGGCCGGAACGCCCGCACGGCGCCGGCGCCCGGCGGCGGGCCTGGCAGACGCTCCCGCCGCTCGCACCGGTGGTGGGTGCGCCTAGCCTGACCATGGGCACCCCGCCGGTGAGCGGAACCCGGCCGATGCTGCACCGGCCACCGGCGCCACCGCCCGCCACCCGTCCCGTCGGCCGGGTCGACGGGCTGGCCGACGTCCTGCCCGCGCTGGATGTCTCCCGGCCCGAGGCGCCCGCGCCCGCGCCGCGCCCGGTGCGTGCCGTGGCCCGGCCGTCC
Protein-coding regions in this window:
- a CDS encoding BTAD domain-containing putative transcriptional regulator; translation: MRLFDQLDAATAAAPVLVLAPAGFGKSTLLAQYARRHPGPAAAYQADAMEVAHGDTAARLVEAVLAARRTRLEPGPAPAGPPDLPAAEAARTWSDARRLVAEARDESTAVLEAMADAALDPGGLLLTLDDIHHLIGTPGEQVVARVLARRPRGVQIVLAARRPPGLPLLRHELAGDGGLIGLDDLRFRRWEVERLLDEVYGEPLPPEEAALLARRTGGWPAGLALFHRAIRGRPMADRCRAAGAPLERWPAFRQFFDESVLAGLPADILDLLVRTCVLDVLTPDRCARLTGAPVAAATLDGLIGTYALPMTAHGDRYRYEPPFRAHLAQLLGEQLGPVGLREWHRRSAEVLLDEDAPAEAARSLARAGDWPALQLLLAENGPIVVRPPAVDLLELVPAAQRDDEPWLVYAEAEHHLNNAQLPEARDRFRAAEAMFASRADVSGEVGLLAVRSQLGEVESLLAESLPPRGLHWTAWLRVAVGPNAVQNTRRVTELTPAEAELIRLVGAVYGGGVPDEITRETHTVGIDASDSAVALLGLRLVRTCLAVARGKASPAALERIADEAEMLGLGWVARLALGARALGRSPYTAVDAYAVAAACRRAGDRWGHMLVTSVGVICEVRDGRLDEERLAALSAEATEMGAESIAAWADAFWALARARRADPAAAREAQAAIDRAEAARVPGAAVAGMLAVAVADPLRRAVLLRAAADRAAEAELPRTTFKFWVATYAAGATANPAPAVQIRCFGGFAMAISGRPVDLAQVRPRARSALRLLAMHAGRFVHREVLIEALWSDLAPAAATRNLQVTISALRGLLEPDSGRGKAQMLLRSGDAYGIVLPTGSYADTAAFTEAVQRWQQQRRSGSFASEVDAMRAALAAYGGELLPEEGPAEWAVEAREQYRHLATRVARELATAELTQGNVADAIRAAEQCISLDPHDDEAWQVLLRAYARSATPAKALEARRRYADMLARLGVPEPTQQQLHGGNAAMVPPPPRRRAPRDG
- a CDS encoding helix-turn-helix domain-containing protein, translated to MSEPNLLDQAKAHLQELLPDYIQVDEPPGRESRDRDALWALSAQTGRGDVIVEARSKLSPRDVLGLFHGPANRRAVQNGATLLVVAPWLSQTTREALQDRGISFLDLTGNVLVRAERPAVYVRLQGAQRDPAPRPQSAATLQGAKARRLVRTLVDHRPPYRLTQLAAVTGLSQSYVSKLLDTLHDQALVDRPRRGEVKDVAWFRLLDVAGRSYTPFRNSQATPFVAPAGAAAFYKQLASDPDAPTVAVTGAFAAREVAPVAGAAQLAVYSTELEELRRFGRLVPTDEGADVVVLHPDDAWVMRGTRTVGGLPHVALSQLVLDCVNGPGRLPEQGEAVLRWMVDHEQQWRARSLS
- a CDS encoding VOC family protein, with amino-acid sequence MSSRPLTVTFDAHDAAGLARFWSGVLGREVIEDAGGAFLRGEDAQLSLRFVPSRAGKAGPNRMHIHLTSASAADQQDTVATALRLGARHLDVGQLPEEEHVVLADPEGNEFCVIEAGNSFLAGCGFLGELACDGTREVGLFWSAALGWPLVWDQNEETAIQSPHGGTKVAWGGPPVTPKAVRNRQRFSLTPAGGDQQAEVDRLVSLGATRLEVEPSGAVVLADPDGNEFRVEGRWKGASAITPR
- a CDS encoding HD domain-containing protein, with the protein product MPEDAKALAGFGFELGLLKRIRRSGWWHAGVRDPESVAEHSMRAAQLAALIAAEEGADPARAAFLALWHDSQETRTGDLPHTAAAYLTKPDPRQITADQTDQLPKRSRDMVRSAVDEYESHGTLEARCAKDADKLEMLLQAVEYRDIGVQRTEGWIDSARKGLHTETGRRIAKAAVRLSPLSWRDR
- a CDS encoding inositol monophosphatase family protein, producing MEHADDIPPLAARIAETVRGVMLDLRPRLIEAALSGIRGESANLRHVDNFLSEHDLWMHRRYRELLTPILGSFVYASEEAEPEVIGDNPDPDLCVLVDPLDTSELAVRGLLGYTHVMVYSRAAARPIIAVVGDIFHHLQLYVGARDEHGMDRAFAITADSESFALEQGTRKPLSESLVTNFLMRPGERFIPLAQKTRLLGELAQPGNDGRSRGRIGVDFGSVSLCHVAAGMTEAVIEFAKGFAVWDLAPGHYILHASGGTVLDLDGQPVSLDYHFGSFAEVVKAMDRRQRFVAAGSPDLAQELVESLRTTDQ
- a CDS encoding Pvc16 family protein; this translates as MIADVNQALRGLLTPLLPDACEVRFGVPAPPGVETGPDRPALVWFLAGVREDEKAAETDWEDLRDAEGRVVARRPPVRRFDLHYLVTAEAADPAVEAALFDAVLIAIDPGRRVAPELLGEAMAGRPVTLRLGEHSYPAQPVRTTLSVVASAPLVLPPVTDIAGPADNIRLGVAPPGRPAPAPERGRRSGRWSSAIIDEEPPDPGRADA